The Panicum hallii strain FIL2 chromosome 9, PHallii_v3.1, whole genome shotgun sequence genome has a window encoding:
- the LOC112876971 gene encoding protein CUP-SHAPED COTYLEDON 3-like, protein MGLREMDSALPPGFRFYPSDEELVCFYLRNKVANQRVASGTLVEVDLHAREPWELPDVAKLTAEEWYFFSFRDRKYATGSRTNRATKTGYWKATGKDRVVHEQGTRALVGMRKTLVFYRGRAPNGQKTGWVMHEFRLETPNSTPKEDWVLCRVFNKMKPLSEGEEAAGSRIQRGHPATATGAEPSSPPAFLGSLPNPTANPADDFYQQRQALSSGALLMNLAILQQGSFLDYCSPVVHHGAAVGAPHNAGCGGDDAAMAMALGHVGFEEHGMGEALEMEYAQPEGGCGYRGGLYF, encoded by the exons ATGGGGCTGAGGGAGATGGACTCGGCGCTGCCGCCGGGTTTCCGGTTCTACCCGAGCGACGAGGAGCTGGTGTGCTTCTACCTGCGCAACAAGGTGGCCAACCAGAGGGTCGCCTCGGGGACCTTGGTCGAGGTCGACCTCCATGCCCGCGAGCCATGGGAGCTTCCCG ATGTCGCTAAGCTTACCGCAGAGGAGTGGTACTTCTTCAGCTTCCGGGACAGGAAGTACGCCACGGGCTCGCGAACAAACCGAGCAACAAAGACGGGTTACTGGAAGGCGACCGGGAAGGATCGGGTTGTCCATGAGCAGGGCACGCGTGCATTGGTTGGCATGAGGAAGACCCTGGTGTTCTACCGTGGGCGTGCTCCCAATGGGCAGAAGACCGGTTGGGTCATGCATGAGTTTCGCCTCGAAACACCTAACTCGACACCCAAG GAGGACTGGGTGCTTTGCAGGGTGTTCAACAAGATGAAACCCTTGTCAGAAGGCGAAGAAGCAGCAGGAAGCAGGATCCAACGTGGCCatcccgccaccgccaccggcgctgagccctcctcgccgccggccttcCTCGGCTCGCTGCCCAACCCGACGGCGAATCCGGCGGACGACTTCTACCAGCAGCGCCAAGCACTCTCGTCTGGCGCCCTGCTGATGAACCTGGCGATACTGCAGCAAGGCAGCTTCTTGGATTACTGCAGCCCGGTGGTGCACCATGGCGCGGCGGTAGGGGCGCCCCACAACGCCGGCTGCGGCGGCGACGATGCCGCCATGGCCATGGCACTGGGGCACGTGGGGTTCGAGGAGCACGGCATGGGGGAGGCTCTGGAGATGGAGTACGCGCAGCCTGAGGGTGGCTGCGGCTACAGGGGCGGGCTCTACTTCTAG